AGGCGCGGATGCCCTCGGCCAGCTTCTCGGTGGCCATGGCGTCCTCGTTGAGCGCCCAGCGGAAGGCCTTTTCGTCGTAGTGCAGCTCGGGCAGATCCATGGCCTGCGCGGCCGCGGCGTCGAGGCGGCGGTTGAGCGGGGCCTCGCTGGCCTGCAAGGCGCTGAGCAGATCGGGGCTGATGGTCAGCAGGTCGCAGCCGGCCAGCGCGGTGATCTGGCCCACGTTGCGGAAGCTGGCCCCCATCACCTCGGTGGCGATGCCGTGGCGCTTGAAGTGCTGGTAGATGGCCTCGACCGAGCGCACGCCGGGGTCCTGGGGGCCGGCCATGGCGGCCTCGTCCCAGGCGGCGCCGGCGTTCTTCTTGTACCAGTCGTAGATGCGGCCCACAAAGGGGCTGATCAGGCGCACGCCGGCATCGCCGCAGGCCACCGCCTGGCAGAACGCGAACAGCAGCGTGAGGTTGCAGCGGATGCCTTCGGCCTCGAGCACCTTGGCCGCCTGGATGCCTTCCCAGGTGGCGGCAATCTTGATCAATACGCGCTCGCGGCCGATGCCGGCCGCCTCGTACAGCGCCATCAGGCGGCGTGCGCGGGCCAGCGTGGCGGCGGTGTCGAAGCTCAGGCGCGCATCCACCTCGGTGCTCACGCGACCGGGCACCACCTTCAGGATCTCGAGGCCGAAGCGCACCAGCACCTGGTCGACGATGGCGTCCAGCGGCTGGCCACGGTGGGCGGCCACGGTGTCGGCCAGCAGCGGCGCGTAGTCGGCCGCCTGCACGGCCTTGAGGATCAGGCTGGGGTTGGTGGTGGCGTCGCGCGGGGCGAACTGGGCCAGTTGCTTGAAGTTGCCGGTGTCGGCCACCACGGTGGTGTATTGCTTGAGCTGATCGAGCTGGTTCATGGGCGTGCGGGTTGCGGCATTGGGGCCGGAGCGGACCAGAGCGAATTAGAACCGCTTGGCGTGACGGCGGGTTCCGGCTGGGTTACGGCCCGCAAAATGCGGGCCATGGGCACACCGGCAAACCTTGAGCACAGCGGGCGCCGCCGTGCCTGCCGCCTGCTGGCCGGCAGCATGGCCGCGGCGCTGGCCCGCGGCCTGCGCGGTGCCGGCTTAGGGGGGGCTGGCGTGGGCGGTGCCGGCTTGAGCGGCGCCGGCCTGTGGGCGGCCGCGCGGCCGGCCCGGGCCGAAACCGCCACGGGCGCCACGCTCTGGGCCGTAGGCCCCGGCCTGCCGCTGCGCAGCGTGGCCGAGGCCCTGCGCCGGGCGCGCGACGGCGACACCATCACCGTGGCGCCGGGCACCTACCGCGGCGATGTGGCGGTGATCCACCAGCGCCGGCTGACCATCCGCGGCCTGGGCCAACGCCCGCTCATGCTGGCCGATGGGCGGCATGCCGAGGGCAAGGCGATCTGGGTCGTGCGCGACGGTGATCTGCGCATCGAGAACATCGCCTTCCAGGGCGCACGCGTGCCCGATGGCAACGGCGCCGCCATCCGCTTCGAGCGCGGCCGCCTCGCGCTGCGGGGCTGCCTGCTGGCCGACCACCAGATGGGCCTGCTGACCGGCAACGACGGGCGCGCCGAGCTGCTGGTCGAGGACTGCGAGTTCCGCGACGCGCCGCCCCCCGGCGCCAGCCTGCCGCACCTGCTGTACGCCGGCCGCATTGCGCGGCTCACGGTGCGCGGCAGCCGCTTCAGCCGCGGCTTTGAAGGCCACCTGATCAAGAGCCGCGCGGCCGAGACGGTGATCGAGCACAACCACATCGACGACGGCCCCACCGGCCAGGCCTCGTACGAGATCGACCTGCCCAATGGCGGCCTGGCGCGGGTGGCCCACAACCGCATCGGCCAGGCCGCAGGCACGCGCAACCCGGTGATGCTGTCTTTCGGCGCCGAGGGCCAGGCCTGGCCGCGCAGCGGCCTGCAGCTGCTGGACAACCAGTTCGTCAACCGCGCCGGCGCGGCGCGCGGCGTGCCGGTGCGGGTGTGGGCCGACCGCCTGCCGCCCGGCACGCCGGTGCTCAGCCGCCACAACCGCTGGCTGGGCGGTGGCACGCCGGTGCTGGGCCCGCAGGCCGACCGCCAGGGCGACGACGCGGGGCCGCTGCCGGCCGAGTAGGCCGCACCGGCCCGCGCACCGATTGACGGACCGAAGAAACTGCCGCATCATCCGTCATGTAACTGAGTTACAAACTCGGCACGCAACACCCAGCCTCAGCGAGCTCTTCCATGTCTTTCGACCTCGTGTTTTTCGGCGGCACCGGCGACCTCACCTGGCGCAAGCTGATGCCGGCGCTGTTCCAGGCCTTTCGCCACGGCAAGCTGCCGCCGGGGGGGCGCATTCTGGCCGTGGCGCGCGACGAGCGCAGCGACGACGAGTACCGCGCCTTCATCAAGGAGCGCTTTGTCGAGGTCGACAGCGCCAAGCGCCCCAGCGACGAGGAGTTCGCGCGCTTCGCCGAGCTGCTGCACTACCGGCGCATGGACCTGTCCAAGCCCGAGCATTACGCCGGCCTGAAGCAGTGGCTGGACGAGCGCGGCGCCGACACCGCGGTGCTCTACCTGGCCACCAGCCCCTACCTGTTTCCGGTGATCTGCGAGCAGCTGGGCGCCGCCGGCCTGAACGGCCCCAAGGTGCGCGTGGTGCTTGAAAAACCGCTGGGCCACGACCTGGCCAGCGCGCAGCAGATCAACCGCGTGGTGCGCGCGGTGTTCCACGAAAGCCAGGCCTTCCGCATCGACCACTACCTCGGCAAGCCGGCGGTGCAGAACCTGATGGCACTGCGCTTCGGCAATGCGCTGTTCGAGCCGCTGTGGCGCCGCGAGAGCATCGCCAACATCCAGATCACGCTGGCCGAGAGCCTGGGCGTGGGCACGCGCGGCGACTACTACGACACCACCGGCGCCTTGCGCGACATGATCCAGAACCATGCGCTGCAGCTGCTGACCATGATCGCGATGGAGCCGCCGTCGACCAACGACGCCGATGCCATCCGCGACGAGAAGCTCAAGGTGCTCAAGAGCCTGAAGCCCTTCACCGCCGAGAGCGTGGCGCGCGACGTGGTGCGTGGCCAGTACAAGGCCGGCGGCGTGGCGGGCCAGGCGGTCAAGGGCTACCTCGACGAGGTCAAGGTGCCGGCCGGCAGCCACTGCGAAACCTTTGTCGCGCTGCGCACCGAGGTGCAGAACTGGCGCTGGGCCGGCGTGCCCTTCTACCTGCGCACCGGCAAGCGCATGGCCGGGCGGCATGCGCAGATCGTGGTCAATTTCCGCGAGGTGCCGCACCCGATCTTTGCCGGCTCGGCGCGCGCCAACAAGCTGGTGATCAAGCTGCAGCCCGAGGACGGCCTGGAGCTGCACCTGCTGGCCGCCAAGGGCTCGGTGGGCGGCGCCCAGGGCGAGCAGCTGGCGCCGGTGAGCCTGGACCTCGACTTCGACAAGGCCTTCGCGCACGAGCGCGTGGGCGCCTACGAGCGCCTGCTGCTCGACGCCATTGCCGGCCGCCTGAACCTGTTCGTGCGCAGCGACGAGCAGGAGCAGGCCTGGCGCTGGGTGATGCCCATCCTGGACGCCTGGGCCCACGACGCCAACGGCCCGCGCACCTATGCCGCCGGCAGCTGGGGCCCGCCCGCGGCCAGCGCGATGGTCGCCCGCGACGGCTGCACCTGGGACGAAGAACAATGACCCCCCCCCGATGCGCCTGCGGCGCCTCCCCCCCAGGGGGGCGCCGCCAGTGGCCCGGCAGAGCCGGTGCCACGGCGGCCGCTGGGTGGCACCTTGCCCCCACATCGCGCCTCTCGCCCATGCAGACGGGGGCGGACGATGCTTGATCGGATCAAGGCGTGCATTCCGGCTTTGCCGCCGGCCGAGCAGCGCGTCGCCAAGCTGCTGCTGGCCGACCCGCGCAGCTTTGCCACGCTGCCGGTCAGCGAGCTGGCCGAGCGCTCGCATGTCAGCAAGCCCACGGTGGTGCGCTTTTGCCGCAGCATCGGCTACGA
The genomic region above belongs to Aquabacterium sp. OR-4 and contains:
- the tal gene encoding transaldolase, translating into MNQLDQLKQYTTVVADTGNFKQLAQFAPRDATTNPSLILKAVQAADYAPLLADTVAAHRGQPLDAIVDQVLVRFGLEILKVVPGRVSTEVDARLSFDTAATLARARRLMALYEAAGIGRERVLIKIAATWEGIQAAKVLEAEGIRCNLTLLFAFCQAVACGDAGVRLISPFVGRIYDWYKKNAGAAWDEAAMAGPQDPGVRSVEAIYQHFKRHGIATEVMGASFRNVGQITALAGCDLLTISPDLLSALQASEAPLNRRLDAAAAQAMDLPELHYDEKAFRWALNEDAMATEKLAEGIRAFAVDAGKLDKMIQELN
- the zwf gene encoding glucose-6-phosphate dehydrogenase, with protein sequence MSFDLVFFGGTGDLTWRKLMPALFQAFRHGKLPPGGRILAVARDERSDDEYRAFIKERFVEVDSAKRPSDEEFARFAELLHYRRMDLSKPEHYAGLKQWLDERGADTAVLYLATSPYLFPVICEQLGAAGLNGPKVRVVLEKPLGHDLASAQQINRVVRAVFHESQAFRIDHYLGKPAVQNLMALRFGNALFEPLWRRESIANIQITLAESLGVGTRGDYYDTTGALRDMIQNHALQLLTMIAMEPPSTNDADAIRDEKLKVLKSLKPFTAESVARDVVRGQYKAGGVAGQAVKGYLDEVKVPAGSHCETFVALRTEVQNWRWAGVPFYLRTGKRMAGRHAQIVVNFREVPHPIFAGSARANKLVIKLQPEDGLELHLLAAKGSVGGAQGEQLAPVSLDLDFDKAFAHERVGAYERLLLDAIAGRLNLFVRSDEQEQAWRWVMPILDAWAHDANGPRTYAAGSWGPPAASAMVARDGCTWDEEQ